A portion of the Leptospira noumeaensis genome contains these proteins:
- a CDS encoding DUF2225 domain-containing protein: protein MSQAAAQSKKVSFRAKESTACPICDENHQKEQMFQGGGRLIAGKLAQDLRRLYEKNRKFGRVSPLDYVMSVCPRCLYSSFPKDWNSLNPADNEAIRMATDNRRSYIEKILGPLDFTADRQIALGAASYLLGMDCYQLRGASVAPTPKKAVCAIRAAWYFSDLHDEFPHIGYDKIRDLLYQKAAVIYGYTLELMQNGNEPVDQAAGMLGPDTDNNWGFDGVIYLNAFLTKKFKDQMAPKPEDQVLLLSRAKRTLARLYGSGKASKGKPGPIVEMTRELYDEYNAILEAMGGEK, encoded by the coding sequence ATGTCCCAAGCCGCTGCCCAGTCCAAAAAAGTATCTTTTCGAGCCAAAGAGTCCACAGCCTGCCCAATTTGTGATGAAAATCACCAAAAAGAACAAATGTTCCAAGGTGGTGGAAGGCTCATCGCTGGAAAGTTGGCTCAAGATTTACGTCGTTTATATGAAAAAAATAGAAAATTTGGCCGGGTTAGCCCACTTGATTATGTCATGTCAGTTTGCCCTAGGTGCCTATATTCCTCTTTTCCGAAAGATTGGAATTCACTGAATCCCGCTGACAACGAAGCCATTCGAATGGCGACAGATAACCGTAGAAGTTATATTGAAAAAATTCTTGGGCCACTTGATTTTACTGCAGACCGCCAAATTGCGTTAGGTGCTGCATCATATTTACTAGGAATGGATTGTTACCAACTCCGGGGTGCGAGTGTGGCTCCTACTCCGAAAAAAGCTGTTTGTGCGATTCGTGCTGCTTGGTATTTTTCTGACCTACATGATGAGTTCCCACATATTGGTTATGATAAAATTAGAGATTTACTCTACCAAAAAGCAGCAGTCATTTACGGTTATACATTAGAACTCATGCAGAATGGAAACGAACCTGTGGACCAAGCTGCAGGAATGCTCGGACCAGACACCGACAATAACTGGGGATTTGATGGTGTTATTTATTTAAACGCTTTTTTAACTAAAAAATTCAAGGACCAAATGGCTCCCAAACCTGAAGATCAAGTTTTACTTTTGTCTCGTGCCAAACGAACACTGGCTAGACTCTACGGTTCAGGAAAGGCATCCAAAGGAAAACCTGGACCAATTGTAGAAATGACACGCGAATTGTATGACGAATACAATGCCATTCTAGAAGCGATGGGAGGCGAGAAGTAA
- a CDS encoding LIC11274 family protein, producing MNGRAMKQSLLILMMSLMMQAPMFAESVSSKSYHKRIELLTYLRELEPIVKNFRGEDPEGKPTELNAPEGKEGFRMKKYNEAKRIYQEGLQYHFEGNFPSAYQRFLECQLGIEKMTEELSQLYILRAEEMMKTAMERKNPNDHMDKALLDISIEYGKGSYFRQDVMDIPREAPFSRRMYDPKEAHYSYNKYDIEKNLELGYRHLGLAKEARATALKVEKNLEKHQKLQPTHRKYRIDLYFGAINLARDSKANAINIYKLKYPYDNYYLNNSQAKSETLKDENGAPVEGQPVKVDGVTYDFSKNPYVKYDHRIQAMFDVRVPEDYRVDHADVRGRVYDLDSNNMVFMKYDQERKKALNVPAKPAAGSTSTPQQ from the coding sequence ATGAACGGCAGAGCAATGAAACAATCCCTTCTTATTCTCATGATGAGTCTCATGATGCAAGCACCTATGTTTGCAGAATCGGTCTCTAGCAAATCCTACCACAAACGAATTGAACTTTTGACTTACTTACGTGAGTTAGAACCAATCGTTAAAAATTTCCGTGGTGAAGATCCGGAAGGAAAACCTACGGAACTCAATGCACCGGAAGGGAAAGAAGGCTTTCGTATGAAAAAATACAACGAAGCCAAACGAATTTACCAAGAAGGTTTACAGTACCACTTCGAAGGTAATTTTCCTTCTGCATACCAACGATTTCTCGAATGCCAATTGGGAATCGAAAAAATGACAGAGGAACTATCTCAACTCTACATTTTACGTGCAGAAGAAATGATGAAAACTGCCATGGAAAGAAAAAATCCAAACGATCATATGGATAAAGCCCTACTTGATATCTCCATTGAGTATGGCAAAGGTTCTTATTTTCGTCAGGATGTAATGGACATTCCAAGAGAAGCACCATTCTCACGAAGAATGTACGATCCGAAAGAAGCTCATTACAGTTATAATAAATATGACATTGAGAAAAACTTAGAGTTGGGATACAGACACTTAGGTCTTGCGAAAGAAGCGAGAGCCACTGCTTTAAAAGTAGAAAAGAATTTGGAAAAACACCAAAAACTCCAACCAACTCACAGAAAGTATCGTATTGATTTATACTTTGGTGCCATCAACTTGGCTCGTGATTCTAAAGCCAATGCAATTAACATCTATAAGTTGAAATATCCTTACGACAACTATTACCTGAACAATTCGCAAGCAAAATCAGAAACGCTTAAAGACGAAAATGGTGCACCTGTGGAAGGCCAACCAGTGAAGGTCGATGGAGTCACTTATGACTTCTCAAAAAATCCTTATGTAAAATATGATCACCGCATCCAAGCGATGTTTGATGTTCGTGTTCCAGAAGATTATCGTGTGGATCATGCTGACGTAAGAGGTCGAGTGTATGATTTGGATTCCAACAATATGGTGTTCATGAAATACGACCAAGAACGTAAAAAAGCATTAAATGTGCCGGCTAAACCTGCCGCAGGATCCACATCCACTCCGCAACAATAA
- a CDS encoding LTA synthase family protein, with the protein MAKLFPNLKFSDRIFLTYITFGFLTLFLSRVLFLLVYSYRLEEFPIFILLGTFFLGFRFDWVTVSILLVGFYLLSIWKTASKLRTYRYFWIITPLVLYPFCLVHLFADLLYFENANKHIGYEAIVFLGDLDVLVSSAFKEAPFKILSFILFIVLYILGIRYWIRKNNITNQIDEEESFPKKIIKTLIWILFFAIGFRGGPQESPLRASEAIISDDALINQLALNGIYTTINDFKSQSIPKHLKMSDTDMLAAVKEEIGYEGAEFVNDPEFPLVRKIEGIPGRKSINVVLVIQESWTGKYVWPVSNGIWLDKEVTPYYNSLAKKGHSFKKFYANGGRTSNALLSVLTSIPDRPGLTAIRTPQILSNFSAIGNLFSGFGYQTSFITGDDLKFDSLATILPHFGFQTLIGKEDFRKSGKYSIGAWGYDDEHLYSKALEEMDSYQKENKPFLMTILTMTTHYPYKVPNSKFEIYDPSVTDFDYLNTYHYSDSALEVFMKEIQKRKYFEDTLFVFVGDHTHHRYLSFYEDRMVPFLLYSPKYIQPKLDEKIGSQLDVLPTILGVVGKETYFAGFGKDLRLKSVKSGSTYFAYGSACGWIDDEKILYQSVDGETQFIFQMVPPYGEDPVCKADKNQCSRQTLNARAFFNLSLELMNRNSVYPLEGALRYTRK; encoded by the coding sequence ATGGCGAAGTTGTTTCCCAACCTTAAATTTTCAGATCGAATCTTTCTAACCTATATAACCTTTGGATTTTTAACCTTATTTTTAAGTCGAGTTTTGTTTCTTTTGGTTTATTCCTATCGTTTGGAAGAATTCCCCATTTTTATTTTACTCGGAACATTTTTTTTAGGCTTTCGATTTGATTGGGTTACCGTTTCTATTTTGTTAGTTGGTTTTTATCTTTTATCTATTTGGAAGACTGCCTCCAAACTTAGAACCTATCGTTATTTTTGGATAATCACTCCTCTTGTTCTTTATCCCTTTTGTTTGGTTCACCTTTTTGCGGATTTGTTATATTTCGAAAATGCAAACAAACACATTGGTTACGAAGCCATTGTTTTTTTAGGAGATTTGGATGTACTCGTTTCCTCTGCCTTCAAAGAAGCTCCGTTTAAAATTTTAAGTTTTATCCTGTTTATCGTTTTGTATATTTTAGGAATTCGGTATTGGATTCGCAAAAACAATATTACAAATCAAATTGACGAAGAAGAATCTTTTCCCAAAAAAATCATAAAAACATTGATTTGGATTCTTTTTTTCGCCATTGGATTTCGCGGTGGACCACAAGAGTCTCCGTTAAGAGCAAGCGAAGCAATCATTTCGGACGATGCTCTCATCAACCAACTTGCGTTAAACGGAATTTACACAACCATCAATGATTTTAAAAGCCAATCCATTCCCAAACATTTAAAAATGTCAGATACGGATATGTTGGCTGCCGTGAAAGAAGAGATTGGTTATGAAGGGGCCGAGTTTGTTAATGATCCTGAGTTTCCATTGGTACGTAAAATCGAAGGAATTCCAGGGAGAAAGTCCATCAATGTTGTTCTTGTCATCCAAGAATCTTGGACAGGAAAGTATGTTTGGCCGGTATCCAATGGAATTTGGTTGGATAAGGAAGTGACGCCGTATTACAACTCATTGGCGAAAAAAGGTCATAGTTTTAAAAAGTTTTATGCCAATGGAGGGAGGACAAGTAACGCACTCCTTTCTGTTCTGACGAGCATTCCCGACAGACCAGGCCTTACCGCCATTCGGACACCACAAATTTTAAGTAATTTTTCTGCGATTGGGAATCTATTTTCTGGATTTGGATACCAAACCAGTTTCATTACGGGAGATGATTTAAAATTTGATAGTTTGGCAACTATCCTTCCTCATTTTGGATTTCAAACTTTGATTGGAAAAGAAGACTTTCGTAAATCAGGAAAATACTCAATTGGTGCTTGGGGTTATGACGATGAACACTTGTATTCGAAAGCATTAGAAGAAATGGATTCTTACCAAAAAGAAAACAAACCATTTCTTATGACCATCCTCACCATGACGACACATTATCCTTATAAGGTGCCAAATTCTAAGTTTGAAATTTATGATCCTTCTGTAACAGATTTTGATTATCTCAATACCTATCATTATTCCGATTCAGCATTAGAAGTTTTTATGAAGGAAATACAAAAAAGAAAATACTTCGAAGATACTTTGTTTGTATTTGTAGGGGATCATACCCATCATAGATATCTTTCTTTTTATGAAGATCGAATGGTACCTTTTTTATTATATTCCCCAAAATACATTCAACCGAAGTTAGATGAAAAAATCGGATCTCAACTGGATGTTCTTCCAACGATTTTGGGAGTGGTAGGAAAAGAAACTTACTTTGCTGGATTTGGAAAAGACCTACGTCTCAAGTCTGTAAAATCAGGTAGCACTTATTTTGCTTATGGTAGCGCTTGTGGTTGGATTGATGACGAAAAAATTCTCTATCAAAGTGTAGATGGGGAGACTCAGTTTATTTTCCAAATGGTTCCCCCCTATGGCGAAGATCCGGTTTGTAAAGCAGACAAAAACCAATGTTCCAGACAAACTTTGAATGCGAGGGCATTCTTCAATTTGTCTTTAGAACTAATGAATCGTAATTCTGTTTACCCTCTTGAGGGTGCTTTACGGTACACCCGGAAATGA
- a CDS encoding acetyl-CoA carboxylase biotin carboxylase subunit translates to MKPIQKILIANRGEIAVRVIRTAKKMGIKTVAVYSDPDAQSLFVRSADEAFSLGGTDARSSYLNVEKVIQACMETGADAVHPGYGFLSENTDFAKKLEKQGIRFIGPKPHSIEAMGDKIGSRLLVAKNGVPVVPGYEGASQEMSVFKKEAEKIGYPIMAKASAGGGGKGMRRINTPEELEPGILSAKRESLSAFGDDRILLEKYITNPRHVEFQIFGDSQGNIIHLHERDCSLQRRHQKVVEETPAPSYNSDLKTKMSQAAVMAAKAVQYEGAGTVEFILGESGEFYFLEMNTRLQVEHPVTEMTTGLDLVEWQIRVCQGEPLPQLQTPPQKGHALEVRIYAEDPKEGFLPSTGKIHHLSFPKRDYLRIDSGVVSGSEITMFYDPMIAKMIVWGEDRITAIHRLIECLSETIVFGPKTNLQFLQKLVSAKEFAEGKVSTHYIADHEPALLANNTKEELKLAFAGAFFTSKESSNPWLSETT, encoded by the coding sequence ATGAAGCCGATCCAAAAAATACTCATCGCCAACCGTGGTGAAATTGCCGTCCGTGTCATTCGCACCGCAAAAAAAATGGGAATCAAAACGGTAGCAGTTTATTCCGATCCTGATGCCCAAAGTTTATTTGTCAGGTCAGCAGACGAAGCGTTCTCTTTAGGCGGAACGGATGCCCGTTCTTCCTATTTGAATGTAGAAAAGGTCATCCAGGCATGTATGGAAACGGGAGCAGATGCCGTTCACCCAGGTTATGGATTTTTATCGGAAAATACTGACTTTGCAAAAAAATTGGAAAAACAAGGGATTCGATTCATTGGACCGAAACCTCATTCCATTGAAGCAATGGGTGATAAAATCGGATCACGCCTGTTAGTTGCAAAAAATGGAGTGCCAGTGGTTCCTGGTTACGAAGGTGCCTCACAAGAAATGTCGGTATTCAAAAAAGAAGCGGAAAAAATTGGATACCCAATCATGGCAAAGGCTAGTGCCGGCGGCGGTGGAAAAGGAATGCGTAGAATCAATACCCCTGAAGAATTAGAACCAGGAATTCTTTCGGCAAAACGGGAATCACTTTCTGCCTTTGGTGATGATCGTATCCTTTTAGAAAAATACATTACCAATCCGCGCCACGTTGAGTTTCAAATTTTTGGAGATTCACAAGGCAACATCATCCACTTACATGAAAGGGATTGTTCCTTACAGAGACGTCACCAAAAGGTAGTCGAAGAAACTCCGGCTCCCAGTTATAATTCTGATTTAAAAACAAAGATGTCTCAAGCTGCAGTAATGGCGGCCAAAGCTGTTCAATATGAAGGTGCAGGCACCGTTGAATTCATCTTAGGTGAAAGTGGTGAGTTTTATTTTTTAGAAATGAACACACGTTTGCAAGTGGAACATCCTGTCACGGAAATGACCACCGGCCTTGATTTAGTGGAATGGCAAATTCGCGTCTGTCAGGGAGAACCATTACCTCAGTTACAAACCCCACCACAAAAAGGACATGCTTTAGAAGTGCGAATTTATGCAGAAGATCCAAAAGAAGGATTCCTTCCTTCTACAGGAAAAATCCATCATCTATCTTTTCCCAAACGAGATTATTTACGAATTGATTCTGGTGTTGTTTCAGGATCTGAAATCACTATGTTTTACGATCCCATGATTGCCAAAATGATTGTATGGGGGGAAGACAGAATCACTGCCATACACCGCCTCATTGAATGTTTGTCTGAAACTATTGTATTTGGTCCAAAAACCAATTTACAATTTTTACAAAAACTTGTTTCGGCAAAAGAATTTGCAGAAGGAAAAGTTTCTACTCATTACATTGCAGATCATGAACCTGCACTTTTGGCAAACAATACAAAGGAAGAGCTTAAACTCGCTTTCGCCGGTGCATTTTTTACTTCGAAGGAATCAAGTAACCCTTGGTTGAGTGAGACCACATAA
- the truA gene encoding tRNA pseudouridine(38-40) synthase TruA produces MPNYALLVEYDGTHFYGWQKQKNLPTVQSAIESALTIILNKNPASRLSVAGRTDTGVHGLGMVCNFKTLLPIPNFHKLLVSINALTPKGVSVKNVVEVPADFHSRFSCTGREYIYKIYYSKYQSSFVEGRAFWVKHRVDWDFVENQLKTLVGEKDFRSLTKAKSMAGKRAVREIFDMRLERLTPDWIQIRIRANGFMHNMVRITVGTLLDIGKGRWNSRSIGSILEEKNRTTAGITLPPDGLYFVRAYYEDYPEIHELYKITLP; encoded by the coding sequence TTGCCCAATTACGCTCTTCTCGTCGAATACGACGGCACTCATTTTTACGGTTGGCAAAAACAAAAAAACTTACCTACGGTTCAGTCTGCGATTGAATCGGCTCTCACCATCATATTAAACAAAAACCCCGCATCACGTTTGTCAGTTGCTGGGAGGACAGATACGGGTGTCCATGGTTTGGGAATGGTTTGTAATTTTAAAACACTTTTGCCCATTCCCAATTTCCACAAACTTCTTGTTTCTATCAATGCACTCACACCCAAAGGTGTATCTGTCAAAAATGTTGTGGAAGTTCCTGCAGATTTCCATTCCAGGTTTAGTTGTACAGGTAGAGAGTATATCTACAAAATTTATTATAGCAAATACCAAAGTAGTTTTGTGGAAGGTAGAGCGTTCTGGGTCAAACACCGTGTTGATTGGGATTTTGTGGAAAACCAACTGAAAACCCTGGTGGGTGAAAAGGATTTTCGTTCCCTAACCAAAGCAAAATCAATGGCCGGCAAACGAGCAGTTCGCGAAATCTTTGACATGCGTTTGGAACGATTGACACCCGATTGGATCCAAATCCGAATCCGGGCCAATGGTTTTATGCACAATATGGTTCGTATTACTGTAGGAACTTTACTGGACATCGGGAAGGGACGTTGGAATTCTAGATCCATCGGCTCAATTTTGGAAGAGAAGAACCGTACGACTGCAGGAATCACCCTCCCGCCGGACGGACTCTATTTTGTCCGCGCATATTACGAAGATTATCCGGAAATTCATGAATTGTATAAAATCACTCTTCCTTAG
- a CDS encoding dual specificity protein phosphatase family protein has product MNSESAILFTQCLQNDFASLLDKYDPLPNYLHIGYQEASRLLGEMMEEGPVFSLLDWAYETDPNKLKLIHIRDWHDPNAKTQEDHLTQFGNHCLKDTSGAEFVFQKWIEEEPGRGVIVNASGLNDFVDTNLESILTPYKGKKLKVGITGVWTEAKVTFLAYDLKTRYPEFEIGVCSALTASSSLSMHFIALDQLKQILGVRVFSSIGAFTEFLTGSQPNLEKKISTNSRISTDKLKLDPKYPITKTDNQILLYLFRDCKEVEFKTLDGGFSGNVVLKSKSIDHLGHLQVPCVVKIGERDLIAKERTAFERIQEVLGNNAPSIVDFCELENRGAIKYRYAAMLDGNVKTFQKIYGTMSDGAGLDRIIDTVFGEQLGRLFEAASTEKLNLLEYYDFQPKYAKSVRARVESLLGGPQTKPDIEIVPGELVPNPCLFYEKDLLELKEYNAIPHNTSFIHGDLNGANIIIDGQENVWIIDFFHTHRGHIIRDLLKLENDILFIFCKIESEEEWKEAVELTDYLHNKEDLGIELSLETPDFLKNEKLKKAYRVIAKLRSYYPRLVKLDRDPYQMYVGALRYAMHTLSFDESNEWQKKWALYVGSKLIIKIKDYIKRSKILRIDYLQPIANGGSENISKIGLTILPGRKDRARVLADDLNTIKKEGISHVLSLITEQEYSQYGVSDLKSELNQNGIEQKQVPILDQRVPSLTQMKEMVEWMDQALVNQHRVLIHCVGGLGRSGTVAAAYLIWKHGLDSESAIQKVRESRSERAVESLEQIRFLELWEKEIKQKI; this is encoded by the coding sequence ATGAATTCGGAATCAGCAATTCTCTTCACCCAATGCCTTCAAAATGACTTTGCTTCTTTATTGGATAAATATGATCCACTTCCCAATTACCTACACATTGGTTACCAAGAAGCAAGTCGGTTACTCGGTGAGATGATGGAAGAAGGGCCTGTATTTTCTTTACTTGACTGGGCTTATGAAACAGATCCAAATAAATTAAAACTGATTCATATCCGAGATTGGCACGATCCCAATGCAAAGACACAAGAAGACCACCTAACACAATTTGGGAATCATTGTTTAAAAGATACATCAGGCGCTGAATTTGTTTTTCAAAAATGGATTGAAGAAGAACCAGGGCGCGGGGTGATTGTGAACGCATCTGGACTCAATGACTTTGTAGATACAAATTTAGAGTCGATACTAACACCATACAAAGGTAAAAAATTAAAAGTAGGTATTACAGGAGTATGGACAGAAGCAAAAGTCACCTTCCTTGCTTATGATTTAAAAACAAGATATCCTGAATTTGAAATTGGTGTTTGTTCGGCACTTACGGCAAGTTCTTCTCTTTCTATGCATTTTATTGCCCTTGATCAATTGAAACAAATTTTAGGTGTAAGAGTTTTTTCATCCATTGGAGCTTTTACCGAATTTTTAACAGGAAGCCAACCCAATTTAGAAAAGAAGATCTCTACCAATTCACGAATTTCCACAGACAAACTCAAGTTAGATCCGAAATACCCAATCACCAAAACAGACAATCAGATTTTACTCTATTTATTTAGAGATTGCAAAGAAGTAGAGTTTAAAACCTTGGATGGTGGATTTTCTGGAAACGTAGTTTTAAAATCAAAATCCATTGATCATTTGGGTCATTTACAAGTGCCATGTGTTGTGAAAATTGGTGAACGTGATTTAATTGCCAAAGAAAGGACTGCTTTTGAAAGGATCCAAGAAGTTCTTGGAAACAATGCCCCTTCTATTGTAGATTTTTGTGAATTAGAAAACAGAGGTGCCATTAAATATCGTTATGCGGCAATGTTGGATGGAAATGTCAAAACCTTCCAAAAAATATACGGAACTATGTCTGATGGAGCGGGCCTTGATCGAATCATTGACACTGTCTTTGGAGAACAACTGGGCCGTTTGTTTGAAGCCGCATCCACGGAAAAACTGAACCTTTTAGAATACTACGACTTCCAACCCAAATATGCCAAATCAGTTCGCGCCAGAGTAGAATCGTTACTGGGAGGTCCACAAACTAAACCTGATATCGAAATTGTTCCTGGTGAATTGGTTCCAAACCCCTGTTTATTTTATGAAAAGGATTTGTTAGAACTAAAAGAATACAATGCCATCCCACACAACACTTCTTTTATTCATGGTGATTTGAATGGGGCCAATATCATCATCGATGGGCAAGAAAATGTATGGATTATCGATTTTTTTCACACCCATAGAGGCCATATCATTCGAGATTTATTAAAACTAGAAAATGATATTCTATTTATTTTTTGTAAAATTGAATCAGAAGAGGAATGGAAAGAAGCAGTAGAACTTACTGATTATTTGCATAACAAAGAAGATTTAGGAATTGAGCTGAGTTTAGAAACTCCCGATTTTTTAAAAAATGAAAAACTAAAAAAAGCTTACCGGGTGATTGCCAAACTTCGATCCTATTACCCACGTTTGGTGAAATTAGACAGAGATCCCTATCAAATGTATGTAGGTGCCTTACGTTACGCGATGCATACTTTATCTTTTGATGAAAGTAATGAATGGCAAAAGAAATGGGCTCTCTATGTTGGCTCCAAACTCATCATCAAAATTAAAGACTATATCAAACGTTCTAAAATATTAAGGATCGATTATTTACAACCTATCGCCAATGGAGGATCGGAAAACATTTCTAAAATTGGACTTACCATCCTTCCTGGTAGAAAAGATAGAGCTCGTGTGTTAGCCGATGATCTAAACACAATCAAAAAGGAAGGGATTTCTCATGTCCTTAGTCTCATCACAGAACAAGAATACTCTCAATATGGGGTATCAGATCTAAAATCCGAACTGAACCAAAATGGAATCGAACAAAAACAAGTCCCCATTTTAGACCAAAGAGTTCCGAGTCTAACGCAGATGAAAGAAATGGTAGAATGGATGGATCAGGCTTTAGTGAACCAACATCGGGTTCTGATTCATTGTGTAGGTGGACTCGGAAGATCCGGAACCGTTGCCGCAGCCTATTTGATTTGGAAACATGGATTGGATTCGGAGTCCGCCATCCAAAAAGTCAGAGAATCGAGAAGTGAACGAGCAGTAGAATCACTCGAACAAATTCGATTCTTAGAACTTTGGGAAAAAGAAATCAAACAGAAAATCTAA
- a CDS encoding lysophospholipid acyltransferase family protein has protein sequence MKVYLRITLLVFGKASPYLIRGIYRSLTGNKEARIQEFLEGTKIWAEDVLKITKTKLITFNEINVPTKGHMIFLNHVNEMDFPYDCYVIRKPFLANQVIKKAWFAYWWMVAMGSQVFDNSKAMSVAVSVKNLIEGLKTTSYIVYPEGKNTYSEEIIPLKKGMVKIAFDQKIPVFLVLKSGLTTYQEYQKGNVVGYLGLGSHDPNDFSSWEEFQTYLQNLMQSKKQELDVLTEAERTKVSTV, from the coding sequence ATGAAGGTTTACCTAAGAATCACCCTTCTTGTTTTTGGAAAAGCAAGCCCCTATCTGATCAGAGGAATTTATCGTTCACTTACTGGTAACAAAGAAGCACGGATTCAAGAGTTCTTAGAAGGAACCAAAATTTGGGCAGAAGATGTCCTAAAAATTACCAAAACTAAACTCATCACATTCAATGAAATTAATGTCCCTACAAAAGGACATATGATATTTTTAAACCATGTCAACGAGATGGATTTTCCTTATGATTGTTATGTGATTCGAAAACCGTTTTTGGCAAATCAGGTCATCAAAAAAGCGTGGTTTGCCTATTGGTGGATGGTGGCTATGGGTTCTCAAGTGTTTGATAATTCGAAAGCCATGTCTGTTGCTGTTTCTGTAAAAAATCTAATCGAAGGTTTGAAAACCACATCGTACATCGTGTATCCAGAAGGAAAAAATACTTATTCAGAAGAAATCATTCCTCTCAAAAAAGGTATGGTGAAAATTGCTTTCGATCAAAAAATTCCTGTTTTTTTGGTTTTGAAATCGGGACTTACAACCTATCAAGAATACCAAAAAGGAAATGTAGTAGGTTATTTGGGTTTAGGTTCTCACGATCCTAATGATTTTTCTTCTTGGGAAGAATTTCAAACATATCTTCAAAACTTAATGCAATCCAAAAAACAAGAGTTAGATGTACTAACAGAAGCTGAAAGAACCAAGGTTTCTACTGTTTAG